Proteins co-encoded in one Cinclus cinclus chromosome Z, bCinCin1.1, whole genome shotgun sequence genomic window:
- the LOC134056653 gene encoding M-phase inducer phosphatase 2-like — MCQGMENGLTTPVMKKEEAKLRAGKRSQCRQLFRSSWLPGSVPRPVLKRGQPSHRGTPVKAKKQKRVSGSPDQEASVQLGVGLEPSRSAQLEEMEKVLASDEQELIGDFSMPHLLPTVEGKDPSLKYISPGTLVAVLTGHFSSFLESSIVVDCRYPYEYEGGHITGAVNLPLQRGVEEFLLEQPSVALDSSKRVIVIFHCEFSVERGPKMCKFLRERDRSCHEYPQLQYPELYVLNGGYREFFFQFPSHCEPRDYRPMAHPAFKEELRKFRGQSRRGRRELLVRGRDL; from the exons atgtgccaggggatggagaacGGGCTGACCACGCCagtgatgaagaaggaggaggcaaagctg CGTGCGGGGAAGCGCAGCCAGTGCCGGCAGCTCTTCCGCTCGTCCTGGCTGCCCGGCAGCGTCCCCAGGCCCGTCCTGAAGCGGGGACAGCCCTCGCACAGGGGCACCCCTGTCAAggctaagaagcagaagagggtgtCTGGCAGTCCTGACCAGGAGGCGTCGGTGCAGTTg ggagtggggctggagccttccAGATCCGCCCAgcttgaggagatggagaaagtgctggccagcgatgagcaggagctcattGGGGACTTCTCCATG cctcacctcctgccgacggtggaagggaaggacccaagcctgaagtacatctcccctggcacg ctggtggcagtgctgacggggcacttcagcagcttcctcgaGAGCAGCATCGTGGTGGACTGCCGGTACCCCTACGAATACGAGGGGGGCCACATCACG ggtgctgtcaACCTGCCGCTGCAGCGGGGtgtggaggaattcctgctggagcagcccagtgtggcgctggacagcagcaagagggtgATCGTCATCTTCCACTGCGAGTTCTCTGTTGAAAGGGGCCCCAAAAT GTGCAAGTTCCTGCGGGAGAGGGATCGGTCCTGCCACGAGTACCCGCAGCTGCAGTACCCTGAGCTCTACGTCTTGAACGGGGGGTACCGCgagttcttcttccagttcccg AGCCACTGCGAGCCCCGGGACTATCGGCCCATGGCGCACCCGGCGTTCAAGGAGGAGCTGCGCAAATTCCGCGGGCAGAgccggcgcggccggcgggagcTCTTGGTCCGCGGGCGGGACCTgtga